The genomic window ATATTTATATGCGGAAGATATGAGGGCGTTGATGAACGAATTCGCAATTTAGTTAATAGGGAAGTTTCAATAGGTGATTATGTGCTAACAGGGGGTGAATTACCAGCAATGGTTATTATTGATACTATTGCTAGATTAATACCAGGGGTGCTTGGCAATCAGGATTCTATAAAAACTGACTCTTTCTTTGGGCCTTTTTTAGGGTATCCTCAATATACGAGGCCACCGGTATTCAGAGGGCTCAGGGTTCCGAAAGTTCTACTTAGTGGCAACCATAATCAAATAGAATTATGGAGAAAGAAGAAATCTTTGGAAAGAACATTATTAAGAAGACCGGATATTTTAAAAAATTAAAATAACTTTTCTGGAGGAAATGATATGTCTAATATAGGAAGTGTTCTGGATGGAATAAGTAAGTCGCAAAGAAAAGACAGTATCCCTGATTTTCGTATAGGAGATACAGTAAAAGTTCATGTAAAGATCGTAGAAGAGATAGCGGCTAAAAAAGGGAAGATGGGGCAGAAGAAAGAAAAGGCAGAGAGAAAAGAGCGTGTTCAAGTATTTCAAGGCATTGTGATTAGAAGAAAAGGAGGCGGCATCAGCGAGACCTTTACGGTAAGAAAAGTCAGCTATGGCGAGGGAGTGGAAAGAATATTCCCTCTACATTCTCCAAATATTACAAAGATCGAGGTTGTAAGACAAGGCGCTGTCAGAAGGGCAAAATTATATTACTTACGTGAAAGAGTTGGAAAAGCAGCTAAGGTTAAGGAAAAGAAAAAACAGACTAAAGCTAAGGCAGAGCCTCAAATGACAAATGAAATCCAAAACCCAAATGACAAAAAGGATTAAATTCGAAGCACGAAGCACGAAATACGAAACAATATCAAATGACAAAAATACAAATGCTCAAAACAATGTTTTAAATTCCGAAAATTTGAATTTAGGATTTGTTTCGAGTTTAGGATTTAGGATTTCGGATTTTTTTAACGAAGTTCACTGATGTATGTTTTTTTATGAAAACAAGTTATATGCACAGGGCAAAAACTTAATTGCGGGTCTGGATGAGGCTGGCAGAGGTCCTCTTGCAGGGCCGGTTGTTGCAGGCGCAGTGATCCTTCCCAAGTGTTGTAATATCCAGGGCTTAAACGATTCTAAAAAGCTCAGTCCCAAAAAAAGAGATGATTTATTTAGTCAAATATATGATGTGGCACTGAGTGTTGGTATTGGAATTGCAGACACAGAAGAAGTAGATAAAATCAATATATTGGCTGCCACACACCGCGCTATGAATAGAGCAGTTGATAACCTAACCGTCTCTCCAGAATATATATTAGTTGACGGATTAAGAGTGCCAAGTTTTAAAAAGCCGCAGATAGCAATTGTTAAAGGTGATTCAAAAAGCGCGTCTATAGCTGCAGCGTCTATTATTGCAAAAGTCACAAGAGACAGAATAATGATAGATTACGCAAAACAGTACCCTCAGTATGGCTTTGAAAAACATAAGGGGTATGCTACACAGTTTCATCTTGAAGCAATAGCAAAATTTGGCATATCTTCTATTCACAGAAGGTCGTTTTCTCCTGTTCTGGAAAAGGAGAATAAGCAAAGGGGAAAAATATCTTTAGGAGAATATGGAGAAGACTTTACATGTAGATTCCTCAAGATAAAGAGATATAAAATAATTGAAAGAAATTATAGGTCTCTATGGGGGGAAATAGATATTATTGCAAAGGATAGGGATACTTTGGTGTTTATTGAGGTTAAAACTCGTTCGTCAGACAGATTTGGCCCGCCAGAAAGTTCAGTTACTCGCACTAAGCAGAATAGAATTCGTCGTATTGCAGAGGCATATATTAAAACAAGTAAGTATCGGGATCTCTGCTTTCGTTTTGATGTGGTCTCTATCCTGTTTGATTCAAAAAAGAATATGGTTGATTTTAAACTAATCCAGAATGCCTTTTAAAAACTTTATATAGTGTTTTGAATTTCTGTTGACATAGTCTTTCTGTTTTTGATAAGTTACGAACACTCAACATTTTAAGGAGTAAAATTTATGAGTGAGCGGCCAACTTGGGATGCTTATTTTATGAGAATAATGAAGACAGTTGCTACTAGAGCTACTTGTGGACGCGGGCGGGCTGGTTGTGTGATTGTTAGGAATAACCATATTCTCTCTACCGGTTATGTTGGCTCTCCGCCGGGACTGGCTCATTGCGATGAAGTTGGGCATTTAATGATTAAGTCAACAGAAGAAGGAGATGATTCCGGGAAATTACATGACCATTGTGTTCGCACCATACATGCTGAGCAAAATGCCATTGTGCATGCAGCTAGAATAGGTGTAGCCTTAGAAGGATCTACTCTCTACGTCAGAATGGAGCCATGTTCAGTATGTGCCCGCATGATAATCGCTGCTGGTATTAAACGGGTTGTATGCCAAAAAAAATATCATACTGCCGGTTTAACCAGAAAAATGTTCGCTCAAGTTGGCATTCAGCTTGATGTCTTAAATGATAAAGAACCAGAGTATGAGAAATGAATTTTTTCAGCACAAAATGCTTGACGCGGTATTTTTTTTAAGGTATAAAGACAAATATTTTACAGTCTAAACATATGTAAATATAGGTGTTGGCAATGGGTTTTTGTATTAAGGAAAATTGTCAGATTAAACGGTTTTTTGTGTCTTTCTCCTCCAATCTATTTTAATTGGAAATTATGAATCTTCAATTAAAAATTAAAAATTCAGAATTAAAAATTGCTGCCAGAGGTAGCCTAGTTTGTTGCGTTTTATTGCTTTTTTTCTTGTCAGTCTCTTCCTTAGCAGGTGGATTACCTACGGAAACAGCAAGCCCTCCAGAAACAACAAAACTTCTAGAAGCAGCACAACCTGTTGCAGAGCCAGCAAAGCCTGCCATTGATATAAATGCAGATCAACTGGAATACTCAGAGCAGGGCAATGTAATTATTGGCAAAGGCAATGTTGAAGTTAAATATAAGCCCATACGTATGACAGGAGACTGGTGCAAAGTAAATCTAACAGAAAAGAAGATCATTGCCAAAGGGGATGTAACCTTTTTTGAAAATGAAAATAAGATACAAGCAGAAATTATAACCTATGATATTCTGAGTGGACAGGCAACAGTAGAAAGCATAAAGGGACGCACTCCGCCATGGTTTTGGGATGCGGAGAAGATGGAGAGGCTTTCGGCGGAAGAATATGATGTTCATAATGCAATTCTTACAACATGCCCTAAAACTTTGCCTCATTATGTGATAAAAGCAAATCGGATGAAGATTATTCTTGATGATAGAATCTGGGTATACAACGCTGTTCTGTCTTTCAAGGGGATTCCTGTTTTTTATACGCCTGTATATGCATTTCCTTTGAAACATATTCCTTATGGGTGGGTTATCTGGCTTGGGAGTAATAACCGCGATGGATGGATGACTCTTGCTTATTATAATTGGTATGTTAACAAGAACTTATTCGGTCGGGTATATGGAGATTATATTGAGCAAA from bacterium includes these protein-coding regions:
- the trmD gene encoding tRNA (guanosine(37)-N1)-methyltransferase TrmD; amino-acid sequence: MIIHVLTIFPDMFKFPLHQSILGKAQERGHVDINIHNLRDFADGRRRTTDDTPYGGGCGMVMKPEPVYKAVDHIKKESKIGIENTSVILTCPQGERFDQDMANELKEKHTLIFICGRYEGVDERIRNLVNREVSIGDYVLTGGELPAMVIIDTIARLIPGVLGNQDSIKTDSFFGPFLGYPQYTRPPVFRGLRVPKVLLSGNHNQIELWRKKKSLERTLLRRPDILKN
- a CDS encoding cytidine/deoxycytidylate deaminase family protein, whose product is MSERPTWDAYFMRIMKTVATRATCGRGRAGCVIVRNNHILSTGYVGSPPGLAHCDEVGHLMIKSTEEGDDSGKLHDHCVRTIHAEQNAIVHAARIGVALEGSTLYVRMEPCSVCARMIIAAGIKRVVCQKKYHTAGLTRKMFAQVGIQLDVLNDKEPEYEK
- a CDS encoding ribonuclease HII; the protein is MFFYENKLYAQGKNLIAGLDEAGRGPLAGPVVAGAVILPKCCNIQGLNDSKKLSPKKRDDLFSQIYDVALSVGIGIADTEEVDKINILAATHRAMNRAVDNLTVSPEYILVDGLRVPSFKKPQIAIVKGDSKSASIAAASIIAKVTRDRIMIDYAKQYPQYGFEKHKGYATQFHLEAIAKFGISSIHRRSFSPVLEKENKQRGKISLGEYGEDFTCRFLKIKRYKIIERNYRSLWGEIDIIAKDRDTLVFIEVKTRSSDRFGPPESSVTRTKQNRIRRIAEAYIKTSKYRDLCFRFDVVSILFDSKKNMVDFKLIQNAF
- the rplS gene encoding 50S ribosomal protein L19, producing MGSVLDGISKSQRKDSIPDFRIGDTVKVHVKIVEEIAAKKGKMGQKKEKAERKERVQVFQGIVIRRKGGGISETFTVRKVSYGEGVERIFPLHSPNITKIEVVRQGAVRRAKLYYLRERVGKAAKVKEKKKQTKAKAEPQMTNEIQNPNDKKD